One region of Salvia miltiorrhiza cultivar Shanhuang (shh) unplaced genomic scaffold, IMPLAD_Smil_shh original_scaffold_455, whole genome shotgun sequence genomic DNA includes:
- the LOC131004801 gene encoding uncharacterized protein LOC131004801, with protein MAGIRCLWRWAVVLCGVAALLTLQIYSFSAEYNKLARMMALQGSLLSFQELEQVEHLSLPLPYDLEDPQPIDLNHDFLNESSIDRSINFFPTSWYGSVNPRKKNINPTNHFYLPEKLWLDTDGNPIQAHGGGILFDEKSETYYWYGEYKDGPTYRAQATGTARVDVIGVGCYSSKNLWAWKFEGLVLAAEETDAAHDLHKLKVVERPKVIYNKISRKYVMWMHIDDVEYRKAAVGVAVSSSPTGPFEYLGSARPNGFDSRDMTVFKDDDGVAYLIYASVGNKEIHISPLSEDYVEVANVTARALIGMHREAPAVFKHGGVYYMVTSGCSGWLPNEALVHEAESMLGPWETIGNPCVGANKAYRAATFFSQGSFVLPMPRGDSDGEGGRGLFIFMADRWNSADLRDSRYLWLPLTVKARYERHTPFPLWSRVAVFWHVRWRAPIKENGETYYVAQYFQSLDDL; from the coding sequence ATGGCCGGCATCCGCTGCTTGTGGCGGTGGGCTGTCGTTCTCTGCGGTGTCGCCGCCCTCCTCACCCTCCAAATCTACTCCTTCTCCGCCGAATACAATAAGCTAGCGCGCATGATGGCGCTGCAGGGCTCCCTTCTAAGCTTCCAAGAACTCGAGCAAGTGGAGCATCTCTCTCTCCCGCTGCCCTACGACCTCGAAGACCCTCAACCGATCGACCTCAACCACGATTTCCTCAACGAATCCTCCATCGATCGCTCCATTAATTTCTTTCCCACCTCCTGGTACGGCAGCGTCAATCCAAGAAAAAAGAACATAAACCCTACCAACCACTTCTACTTGCCGGAAAAACTTTGGCTCGACACCGACGGGAACCCCATCCAAGCCCACGGCGGCGGCATCCTCTTCGATGAAAAATCCGAGACCTATTACTGGTACGGCGAGTACAAAGATGGCCCGACTTACCGCGCCCAAGCCACCGGCACCGCACGCGTCGACGTCATCGGCGTCGGCTGCTACTCCTCCAAGAATCTCTGGGCGTGGAAGTTCGAAGGCCTTGTGCTGGCGGCCGAGGAGACCGACGCCGCCCACGACTTGCATAAGCTGAAGGTCGTGGAGCGGCCTAAGGTGATCTACAATAAAATATCTAGAAAGTACGTGATGTGGATGCACATCGATGATGTGGAATACAGGAAGGCTGCGGTCGGGGTTGCGGTGAGCAGCTCCCCGACCGGCCCTTTCGAGTACCTAGGCAGCGCGAGGCCCAACGGCTTCGACAGCCGCGACATGACGGTGTTCAAGGACGATGACGGTGTGGCGTATCTGATCTACGCCTCGGTTGGGAATAAGGAGATCCACATTAGTCCTTTGAGTGAGGATTATGTGGAGGTGGCGAACGTGACGGCGAGGGCGCTGATCGGGATGCACCGCGAGGCGCCGGCGGTGTTCAAGCACGGAGGGGTGTACTACATGGTGACGTCCGGGTGCAGCGGGTGGCTGCCGAACGAGGCGCTCGTGCACGAGGCGGAGTCGATGCTCGGGCCGTGGGAGACCATCGGGAACCCCTGCGTGGGGGCCAACAAGGCGTACCGCGCCGCCACGTTCTTCTCGCAAGGCAGCTTCGTGCTGCCGATGCCGCGCGGCGACAGCGACGGTGAAGGTGGCCGGGGTTTGTTTATTTTCATGGCGGATAGGTGGAATTCGGCGGATTTGCGTGATTCGAGGTATTTGTGGCTGCCGTTGACCGTGAAGGCAAGGTATGAGAGGCACACGCCGTTTCCGCTGTGGTCGAGAGTGGCCGTGTTTTGGCATGTGAGATGGAGGGCTCCTATTAAGGAGAATGGAGAGACTTATTATGTAGCTCAGTACTTTCAGTCTTTAGATGATTTGTGA
- the LOC131004793 gene encoding pentatricopeptide repeat-containing protein At3g57430, chloroplastic-like isoform X1 yields the protein MNCFHKHPTRFSWRQNAHFLLHLKLRLKYYSTQMSQASILQKIRDVKPLHQAHGHIIVSNLSENVFLCNRLMNAYASCGLVSKAQIIFSQIPNKNLVSWTILLSGLTKNGRFFEAVEVFYGMMVLQIRPNEITIASVLPAFGKLGRVLLGKSVHCYWIRCNFGDNVFVETGLIDMYSKFGCMRIARNVFDNMSVRNVVSWNAIISGYSDNGYGEEALRMFNLMKRKGMSGDIFTVMSLISLEDFRVGSGIHGLIVRSGYENDPLIRTALMGLYINGNFVNDAYRIFEEINKKDLVAWTSMLRGFSRSGNWRRTIEHFNKMMGENMIDYVSLITMLSGCSCSGALQQGRRMHALVLKTGFQDDLFVGSAVIDMYANCASMIDAKRYFGGMVERDAACWNALISGYGMIGCGNEAIVTFLKMKDSGLSPDESTLVSVLCACSHAGLVEQGLRIFDQMTKVWNLIPNLKHYACVVDLLGRSGRIYDAYLLTKRMHLQPGLEIYSSLLTACKIHRNFELGDEISRELIELKPNDAGHYILLSNMHALAGNWDCARMSRISLKSSNLKKNPGLSSMEINGEMFTFMASQTDHPHYLEIRDFLKGLILKIKAAGYEPDTDSVLLDVSDDVKRDILFHHSEKLAIAFGLMRTKPGAVVRITKNLRICDDCHLASKFVSKAYARVLVIKDAKRFHIFRDGVCSCRDWW from the coding sequence ATGAACTGTTTTCACAAGCATCCTACCCGTTTCTCATGGCGCCAAAACGCACACTTTCTTCTGCATCTAAAACTTCGCCTAAAATATTATTCAACTCAAATGTCGCAGGCATCGATTCTCCAAAAGATTAGAGATGTAAAGCCTCTGCATCAAGCCCATGGTCATATAATCGTGTCAAATCTCTCTGAAAATGTTTTCCTATGCAACAGGTTGATGAATGCATATGCTTCTTGCGGACTTGTATCGAAAGCCCagattatattttctcaaattcCGAACAAAAATTTGGTGTCTTGGACGATTTTGCTATCTGGTCTCACGAAAAATGGCCGTTTCTTCGAAGCTGTTGAGGTGTTTTATGGGATGATGGTTCTACAAATTAGGCCGAATGAGATAACAATAGCAAGTGTTTTGCCCGCATTCGGAAAATTAGGGAGGGTTTTGTTGGGGAAATCTGTGCATTGTTACTGGATAAGATGCAATTTCGGTGATAATGTGTTTGTGGAAACAGGTTTAATTGATATGTATTCAAAATTTGGGTGCATGAGAATTGCGAGGAATGTGTTTGACAATATGTCTGTGAGAAATGTGGTCTCGTGGAATGCAATCATTTCAGGCTACTCAGATAATGGATATGGAGAGGAAGCGTTGCGGATGTTCAATTTGATGAAGAGGAAAGGGATGTCTGGTGATATTTTTACTGTGATGAGCTTGATCAGTTTAGAGGATTTCAGAGTAGGAAGTGGAATCCACGGCTTAATAGTTCGAAGTGGATATGAGAATGATCCACTAATTAGAACTGCTTTGATGGGATTGTATATAAATGGAAACTTTGTGAATGATGCTTATCGTATATTTGAGGAGATCAATAAGAAGGACTTGGTTGCTTGGACTTCGATGTTGAGAGGGTTTTCGAGGAGTGGCAATTGGCGAAGGACCATTGAACATTTCAACAAGATGATGGGAGAAAACATGATAGATTATGTTTCTCTTATAACTATGCTTTCGGGTTGCAGCTGTTCTGGAGCTTTGCAGCAGGGTAGGCGAATGCACGCCCTGGTGTTGAAAACTGGTTTTCAAGATGATCTTTTTGTTGGTTCAGCTGTAATAGATATGTATGCTAACTGTGCAAGTATGATAGATGCAAAAAGATACTTTGGAGGTATGGTAGAGAGAGATGCAGCATGTTGGAACGCGCTGATATCTGGTTATGGCATGATTGGTTGTGGGAATGAAGCCATAGTCACATTCTTAAAGATGAAGGATTCGGGCCTAAGCCCAGATGAGTCGACATTGGTATCAGTCCTGTGTGCTTGTAGTCATGCTGGCCTGGTCGAGCAAGGGCTCCGAATCTTTGATCAAATGACTAAAGTTTGGAACTTGATTCCTAATTTGAAGCACTATGCCTGTGTTGTAGACCTTCTTGGCCGTTCTGGGCGAATATATGATGCTTACTTGCTCACGAAGAGGATGCATCTGCAACCGGGGCTTGAGATATACAGTTCTCTGCTTACTGCTTGTAAAATCCACAGGAACTTTGAGCTGGGAGATGAGATCTCTCGAGAACTTATTGAGTTGAAACCTAATGATGCAGGGCACTATATATTGCTCTCAAACATGCATGCTTTGGCTGGAAATTGGGATTGTGCTAGAATGAGTAGAATATCTTTGAAATCGAGCAACTTGAAGAAGAACCCTGGCCTTAGTTCtatggaaataaatggagaaatGTTCACATTCATGGCAAGCCAGACAGACCATCCTCACTACCTAGAGATTAGGGACTTCCTTAAAGGCTTGATTTTGAAGATAAAAGCTGCAGGGTATGAGCCTGATACCGACTCTGTGCTCCTAGATGTGTCGGATGATGTGAAGAGAGATATTCTGTTTCACCACAGCGAGAAGCTGGCTATTGCTTTTGGACTGATGAGGACTAAGCCGGGAGCAGTAGTTCGGATCACAAAAAATCTAAGGATTTGCGATGATTGCCACTTAGCTAGTAAGTTTGTCTCCAAAGCCTATGCACGAGTTCTGGTTATAAAGGATGCCAAACGCTTTCATATTTTCCGTGATGGCGTGTGCTCTTGCAGAGACTGGTGGTGA
- the LOC131004794 gene encoding B3 domain-containing protein REM6-like, protein MEKSKVGEEKWGDPDTRHSFYQIMWFQNLTELQIPTKFFNEHLASEEETERVTLRGPCGSWAAKMERRDDGVYLVQGWKDFVESHSLGRAEWAEFLYNGGMSFDVKIYGCNGWLKSYKKAASEEGTPSFTSSFPFFKHVMKGHNVGHKCTMLISKAFSRKHLSMSRQEMLLRDSDGVSWAVTAVVVSSGHLSLCGGWKAFTDAHSIKKGNTCIFELVEQKVMQVHILR, encoded by the exons ATGGAAAAATCCAAGGTTGGAGAGGAAAAGTGGGGGGATCCAGACACAAGGCACTCCTTCTACCAAATTATGTGGTTTCAAAATCTGACTGAGCTG CAAATTCCAACCAAGTTCTTCAATGAACACTTAGCAAGTGAGGAGGAAACTGAAAGGGTGACCCTGAGGGGTCCTTGTGGAAGTTGGGCTGCCAAGATGGAGCGGAGAGATGACGGCGTCTATCTCGTCCAAGGATGGAAAGATTTTGTGGAAAGTCACAGCTTAGGCAGAGCAGAGTGGGCAGAATTCCTGTACAATGGTGGGATGTCTTTTGATGTGAAGATCTATGGTTGTAATGGTTGGCTGAAAAGCTACAAGAAAGCCGCCTCTGAAGAAGGCACGCCTTCTTTCACCTCGTCTTTCCCCTTCTTCAAACACGTGATGAAAGGCCACAATGTTGGCCACAAATGCACCATG CTGATCTCAAAGGCCTTTTCAAGAAAGCATCTGTCTATGTCCAGACAGGAAATGCTGCTGAGGGACTCTGATGGGGTTTCTTGGGCAGTCACCGCTGTCGTCGTGAGCAGCGGTCATCTTTCCCTGTGCGGAGGATGGAAGGCCTTTACAGATGCTCATTCGATCAAGAAAGGCAACACCTGCATTTTCGAGCTGGTCGAGCAGAAAGTGATGCAAGTCCACATTCTCAGATGA
- the LOC131004802 gene encoding uncharacterized protein LOC131004802: MARIRCLWRWAVVLCGVAVLLILQIYSFSAQYNKIARVLALQAPLLSFQELEQVEYVTLLPPYGLKHPQTINLNDEFLNESSTARTIFFPSSWQGTLDPRKTNINTTNHFYLPEKLWLDTDGNPIQAHGGGILFDEKSETYYWYGEYKDGPTYRAQATGTARVDVIGVGCYSSKNLWAWKFEGIVLAAKETDAAHDLHKLKVVERPKVIYNKISSKYVMWMHIDDAEYSKAAIGVAVSSSPTGPFVYLGSARPNGFDSRDMTVFKDDDGTAYLIYASLRNKEIHISPLSEDYLSVANVTARALIGMHREAPAVFKHGGVYYMVTSGCSGWLPNEALVHEAESMLGPWETIGNPCVGANKAYRAATFFSQGSFVLPMPRGDSDGEGGRGLFIFMADRWNPADLRDSRYLWLPLTVKARNERHAPFPLWSRVAVFWHERWRAPIKENGETYYVAQPFQFGDDL; the protein is encoded by the coding sequence ATGGCCCGCATCCGCTGCTTGTGGCGGTGGGCCGTCGTTCTCTGCGGCGTCGCCGTCCTCCTCATCCTCCAAATCTACTCCTTCTCCGCCCAATACAATAAGATAGCGCGCGTGTTGGCACTGCAGGCCCCCCTTCTAAGCTTCCAAGAACTCGAGCAAGTGGAGTATGTCACTCTCCTGCCGCCCTACGGCCTCAAACACCCTCAAACGATCAACCTCAACGACGAGTTCCTCAACGAATCCTCCACCGCTCGCACCATTTTCTTCCCCAGCTCTTGGCAGGGCACCCTCGATCCAAGGAAGACCAACATAAACACCACCAACCACTTCTACTTGCCTGAAAAGCTTTGGCTCGACACCGACGGGAACCCGATCCAAGCCCACGGCGGCGGCATCCTCTTCGATGAAAAATCCGAGACCTATTACTGGTATGGTGAGTACAAAGACGGCCCGACTTACCGCGCCCAAGCCACTGGCACCGCACGCGTCGACGTCATCGGCGTCGGCTGCTACTCCTCCAAGAATCTCTGGGCGTGGAAGTTCGAAGGCATTGTGCTGGCGGCCAAGGAGACCGACGCCGCCCACGACCTCCACAAGCTGAAGGTCGTGGAGCGGCCTAAGGTGATCTACAATAAAATATCTAGTAAGTACGTGATGTGGATGCATATCGATGATGCGGAATACAGCAAGGCCGCGATCGGTGTCGCGGTGAGCAGTTCCCCGACCGGGCCTTTCGTGTACCTAGGCAGCGCGAGGCCCAACGGCTTCGACAGCCGCGACATGACGGTGTTCAAGGACGACGACGGCACGGCGTATCTGATCTACGCCTCGTTAAGGAATAAGGAGATCCACATTAGTCCTTTGAGTGAGGATTATCTCTCAGTGGCGAACGTGACGGCGAGGGCGCTGATCGGGATGCACCGCGAGGCGCCGGCGGTGTTCAAGCACGGAGGGGTGTACTACATGGTGACGTCCGGGTGCAGCGGGTGGCTGCCGAACGAGGCGCTCGTGCACGAGGCGGAGTCGATGCTCGGGCCGTGGGAGACCATCGGGAACCCCTGCGTGGGGGCCAACAAGGCGTACCGCGCCGCCACGTTCTTCTCGCAAGGCAGCTTCGTGCTGCCGATGCCGCGCGGCGACAGCGACGGTGAAGGTGGCCGGGGTTTGTTTATTTTCATGGCGGATAGGTGGAATCCGGCGGATTTGCGTGATTCGAGGTATTTGTGGCTGCCGTTGACCGTGAAGGCGAGGAATGAGAGGCACGCGCCGTTTCCGCTGTGGTCGAGAGTGGCCGTGTTTTGGCATGAGAGATGGAGGGCTCCTATTAAGGAGAATGGAGAGACCTATTATGTAGCTCAGCCGTTTCAGTTTGGAGATGATTTGTGA
- the LOC131004793 gene encoding pentatricopeptide repeat-containing protein At1g11290, chloroplastic-like isoform X2 has product MLMNAYASCGLVSKAQIIFSQIPNKNLVSWTILLSGLTKNGRFFEAVEVFYGMMVLQIRPNEITIASVLPAFGKLGRVLLGKSVHCYWIRCNFGDNVFVETGLIDMYSKFGCMRIARNVFDNMSVRNVVSWNAIISGYSDNGYGEEALRMFNLMKRKGMSGDIFTVMSLISLEDFRVGSGIHGLIVRSGYENDPLIRTALMGLYINGNFVNDAYRIFEEINKKDLVAWTSMLRGFSRSGNWRRTIEHFNKMMGENMIDYVSLITMLSGCSCSGALQQGRRMHALVLKTGFQDDLFVGSAVIDMYANCASMIDAKRYFGGMVERDAACWNALISGYGMIGCGNEAIVTFLKMKDSGLSPDESTLVSVLCACSHAGLVEQGLRIFDQMTKVWNLIPNLKHYACVVDLLGRSGRIYDAYLLTKRMHLQPGLEIYSSLLTACKIHRNFELGDEISRELIELKPNDAGHYILLSNMHALAGNWDCARMSRISLKSSNLKKNPGLSSMEINGEMFTFMASQTDHPHYLEIRDFLKGLILKIKAAGYEPDTDSVLLDVSDDVKRDILFHHSEKLAIAFGLMRTKPGAVVRITKNLRICDDCHLASKFVSKAYARVLVIKDAKRFHIFRDGVCSCRDWW; this is encoded by the exons AT GTTGATGAATGCATATGCTTCTTGCGGACTTGTATCGAAAGCCCagattatattttctcaaattcCGAACAAAAATTTGGTGTCTTGGACGATTTTGCTATCTGGTCTCACGAAAAATGGCCGTTTCTTCGAAGCTGTTGAGGTGTTTTATGGGATGATGGTTCTACAAATTAGGCCGAATGAGATAACAATAGCAAGTGTTTTGCCCGCATTCGGAAAATTAGGGAGGGTTTTGTTGGGGAAATCTGTGCATTGTTACTGGATAAGATGCAATTTCGGTGATAATGTGTTTGTGGAAACAGGTTTAATTGATATGTATTCAAAATTTGGGTGCATGAGAATTGCGAGGAATGTGTTTGACAATATGTCTGTGAGAAATGTGGTCTCGTGGAATGCAATCATTTCAGGCTACTCAGATAATGGATATGGAGAGGAAGCGTTGCGGATGTTCAATTTGATGAAGAGGAAAGGGATGTCTGGTGATATTTTTACTGTGATGAGCTTGATCAGTTTAGAGGATTTCAGAGTAGGAAGTGGAATCCACGGCTTAATAGTTCGAAGTGGATATGAGAATGATCCACTAATTAGAACTGCTTTGATGGGATTGTATATAAATGGAAACTTTGTGAATGATGCTTATCGTATATTTGAGGAGATCAATAAGAAGGACTTGGTTGCTTGGACTTCGATGTTGAGAGGGTTTTCGAGGAGTGGCAATTGGCGAAGGACCATTGAACATTTCAACAAGATGATGGGAGAAAACATGATAGATTATGTTTCTCTTATAACTATGCTTTCGGGTTGCAGCTGTTCTGGAGCTTTGCAGCAGGGTAGGCGAATGCACGCCCTGGTGTTGAAAACTGGTTTTCAAGATGATCTTTTTGTTGGTTCAGCTGTAATAGATATGTATGCTAACTGTGCAAGTATGATAGATGCAAAAAGATACTTTGGAGGTATGGTAGAGAGAGATGCAGCATGTTGGAACGCGCTGATATCTGGTTATGGCATGATTGGTTGTGGGAATGAAGCCATAGTCACATTCTTAAAGATGAAGGATTCGGGCCTAAGCCCAGATGAGTCGACATTGGTATCAGTCCTGTGTGCTTGTAGTCATGCTGGCCTGGTCGAGCAAGGGCTCCGAATCTTTGATCAAATGACTAAAGTTTGGAACTTGATTCCTAATTTGAAGCACTATGCCTGTGTTGTAGACCTTCTTGGCCGTTCTGGGCGAATATATGATGCTTACTTGCTCACGAAGAGGATGCATCTGCAACCGGGGCTTGAGATATACAGTTCTCTGCTTACTGCTTGTAAAATCCACAGGAACTTTGAGCTGGGAGATGAGATCTCTCGAGAACTTATTGAGTTGAAACCTAATGATGCAGGGCACTATATATTGCTCTCAAACATGCATGCTTTGGCTGGAAATTGGGATTGTGCTAGAATGAGTAGAATATCTTTGAAATCGAGCAACTTGAAGAAGAACCCTGGCCTTAGTTCtatggaaataaatggagaaatGTTCACATTCATGGCAAGCCAGACAGACCATCCTCACTACCTAGAGATTAGGGACTTCCTTAAAGGCTTGATTTTGAAGATAAAAGCTGCAGGGTATGAGCCTGATACCGACTCTGTGCTCCTAGATGTGTCGGATGATGTGAAGAGAGATATTCTGTTTCACCACAGCGAGAAGCTGGCTATTGCTTTTGGACTGATGAGGACTAAGCCGGGAGCAGTAGTTCGGATCACAAAAAATCTAAGGATTTGCGATGATTGCCACTTAGCTAGTAAGTTTGTCTCCAAAGCCTATGCACGAGTTCTGGTTATAAAGGATGCCAAACGCTTTCATATTTTCCGTGATGGCGTGTGCTCTTGCAGAGACTGGTGGTGA
- the LOC131004804 gene encoding uncharacterized protein LOC131004804 translates to MATAISAVAAVVGPSRPSVGRARVRYINGLNSFGGLKAHNHVASLGLQVSSEQSFAKIVSSLQQQGRKSGGALTSTCNAVGEIFKIAAIMNGITLVGVAIGFVLLRIEAFAEESE, encoded by the coding sequence ATGGCAACGGCAATATCGGCGGTGGCGGCAGTGGTGGGCCCCAGCAGGCCGTCCGTGGGCCGGGCCAGAGTGAGGTACATCAATGGGCTCAACTCATTCGGAGGGCTCAAGGCGCACAACCACGTGGCGTCGTTAGGCCTCCAAGTCAGCAGCGAGCAGTCTTTTGCAAAGATAGTTAGCTCGTTGCAGCAGCAGGGGAGGAAGAGCGGCGGCGCTCTCACCTCCACCTGCAATGCTGTCGGGGAGATCTTCAAGATTGCGGCCATCATGAACGGTATTACGCTCGTCGGAGTCGCCATCGGCTTCGTGCTGCTCCGGATCGAAGCATTTGCGGAGGAGAGTGAATGA